From Nymphaea colorata isolate Beijing-Zhang1983 chromosome 6, ASM883128v2, whole genome shotgun sequence, a single genomic window includes:
- the LOC116256232 gene encoding ferredoxin-thioredoxin reductase, variable chain, chloroplastic-like, whose product MCHRPLGPKRVKIFLSNVFNWPRPKPSEREREAMYPTVSCCCQSLLPPPTLNSFSHSYSSWSAAAPRLHDIPATATSTSRRSSRAGRGAMGVVCEVNLKQDLSATLGEGQDDKGGATKIGARVRVKVPLKVYHVPKVAELDLNGMEGEVKDNVSIWKGKHISANLPYKVQFAAQVGGRNIKFFAHLREDEFEYIQQ is encoded by the coding sequence ATGTGCCATCGGCCGCTGGGGCCAAAACgggtgaaaatttttctttctaacgTGTTCAATTGGCCGAGGCCGAAGccaagcgagagagagagagaggcaatgTATCCGACCGTCTCTTGCTGCTGTCAATCGCTGCTACCGCCGCCCACGCTTAACAGCTTTTCTCACTCGTATTCCTCGTGGAGTGCAGCAGCACCACGCCTCCATGACATTCCAGCCACCGCCACCTCTACCAGCAGACGGTCCTCTAGGGCGGGGAGAGGCGCGATGGGGGTGGTCTGTGAGGTGAATCTGAAGCAGGATCTTTCTGCCACCCTGGGTGAGGGTCAGGATGACAAAGGTGGGGCTACCAAGATCGGAGCCAGGGTGCGAGTCAAGGTCCCTCTCAAGGTTTATCACGTTCCGAAGGTTGCAGAGCTCGATCTTAATGGAATGGAAGGGGAGGTCAAGGATAACGTGTCCATCTGGAAAGGCAAGCATATCTCTGCTAATCTACCCTATAAGGTCCAGTTTGCTGCTCAAGTTGGTGGCCGCAACATCAAATTCTTCGCCCATCTGAGAGAGGATGAATTTGAATACATCCAACAATAA